Proteins encoded in a region of the Populus nigra chromosome 3, ddPopNigr1.1, whole genome shotgun sequence genome:
- the LOC133689510 gene encoding rop guanine nucleotide exchange factor 7-like isoform X2: protein MEGLIEKNNECNREKDTNFGEKKGEVQTFGDLIEDKCRESSSSSDFLTSEATGNEEHGHSSSEEGSSSPHTMGWPVLKDEAPDCTNTDGVTDDEEKSHFDDRKLEKQGSSVSETEMMKERFSKLLLGEDMSGCGNGVGTALAISNAITNLCATLFGQLWRLEPLPLEKKAMWRREMEWLLCVSDHIVELMPSWQTFPDGSKLEVMTCGPRSDLYINLPALRKLDNMLLILDSFDNTEFWYVDQGILAPDTDGSASFRRTLQRQEEKWWLPVPQVPPGGLHENSRKKLQHKRDSTNQILKAAMAINSITLAEMEIPESYLEALPKNGKASLGDLIYRYISSDQFYPECLLDCLDLSSEHQAIELANRVEASIYIWRKRTNYKPASSTNRSSSKSSWELVKELMIDADKRELLADRAESLLLCLKQRFPGLPQTTLDMSKIQYNKDVGKSILESYSRVLESLAFNIVARIDDLLYVDDLTKHSDHFSSISKVSVIAHKSVTIPYSVPVSNTPYKTAFNTPSFSPGQQRISPAKGDRSPFMTSGKIPQRGLGVKKVLTEYLSIDTEDRDGGNMIEGADNVIRNTSASQTRVESFGSIIETISSPENRFSDIC, encoded by the exons ATGGAGGGTCTGATTGAGAAGAATAATGAATGTAACAGAGAGAAAGACACGAACTTTGGTGAAAAGAAAGGTGAAGTCCAGACATTTGGTGATTTGATTGAAGACAAATGTAGAGAAAGCAGTTCAAGTTCTGACTTTTTAACTTCCGAGGCCACAGGGAATGAGGAGCATGGTCATAGTAGCTCTGAAGAGGGCTCATCTTCTCCTCATACAATGGGTTGGCCTGTACTGAAAGATGAAGCACCTGATTGCACAAATACCGATGGTGTAACTGATGATGAAGAGAAATCCCACTTTGATGATAGGAAGTTGGAGAAACAAGGGTCTTCGGTTTCAG AGACTGAGATGATGAAGGAAAGGTTTTCAAAATTGCTGCTCGGAGAAGACATGTCTGGTTGTGGAAATGGGGTTGGTACAGCATTGGCGATCTCAAATGCCATTACTAATCTATGCG CTACCTTGTTCGGGCAACTATGGAGGTTGGAGCCTCTACCACTTGAGAAGAAAGCTATGTGGCGAAGAGAGATGGAATGGCTTCTTTGTGTGAGTGATCACATTGTGGAGTTGATGCCTTCTTGGCAGACATTTCCAGATGGAAGCAAGCTCGAG GTTATGACCTGCGGACCCAGATCGGATCTCTACATAAATCTTCCAGCTCTGCGCAAATTGGACAACATGCTTCTT ATATTAGATAGTTTTGACAATACTGAGTTCTGGTACGTCGACCAAGGGATCCTGGCCCCTGATACTGATGGGTCAGCCTCTTTCCGAAGAACCCTGCAGCGCCAAGAAGAGAAGTGGTGGCTACCTGTGCCTCAGGTACCTCCTGGAGGCCtccatgaaaattcaagaaagaaGTTGCAGCACAAACGTGATTctacaaatcaaatattgaaagctGCCATGGCTATCAACAGTATTACTTTAGCTGAAATGGAAATCCCTGAATCTTACTTGGAGGCTCTTCCAAAG AATGGAAAAGCCAGCCTAGGAGACCTCATCTATCGATATATTTCTTCAGATCAATTTTATCCAGAATGTCTCCTTGATTGCCTAGATTTGTCTTCTGAACATCAAGCTATAGAACTTGCGAACCGAGTGGAGGCCTCAATCTATATATGGCGCAAAAGAACCAATTATAAACCTGCCAGTAGTACCAATCGATCCAGTTCAAAGTCGTCATGGGAATTGGTCAAGGAACTGATGATTGATGCAGACAAGAGGGAATTGCTTGCTGATAGAGCAGAAAGCCTCCTACTTTGCCTGAAGCAGCGATTCCCTGGTCTTCCACAGACAACTTTGGATATGAGCAAAATCCAGTACAACAAG GATGTTGGGAAATCCATTTTGGAGAGCTACTCGAGAGTTTTAGAGAGCTTGGCATTTAATATTGTGGCCCGAATTGACGACCTGCTCTACGTGGATGATTTGACAAAACATTCGGATCATTTCTCTTCAATCTCTAAAGTCAGTGTGATTGCTCACAAAAGTGTAACAATTCCATACTCGGTCCCCGTCTCAAACACTCCATACAAAACAGCTTTCAACACACCAAGCTTTTCACCAGGTCAACAACGAATAAGCCCTGCAAAGGGAGACCGATCGCCTTTCATGACCAGTGGCAAAATTCCTCAGCGTGGTTTAGGCGTAAAAAAGGTATTGACAGAGTATCTCAGTATAGATACAGAAGACAGGGATGGCGGCAACATGATCGAGGGAGCAGACAATGTGATTCGAAACACCTCGGCTTCTCAAACCAGAGTTGAATCTTTTGGGTCTATAATAGAAACAATCAGCTCACCTGAGAACAGATTTTCTGATATCTGCTAA
- the LOC133689510 gene encoding rop guanine nucleotide exchange factor 7-like isoform X1, which yields MEGLIEKNNECNREKDTNFGEKKGEVQTFGDLIEDKCRESSSSSDFLTSEATGNEEHGHSSSEEGSSSPHTMGWPVLKDEAPDCTNTDGVTDDEEKSHFDDRKLEKQGSSVSETEMMKERFSKLLLGEDMSGCGNGVGTALAISNAITNLCATLFGQLWRLEPLPLEKKAMWRREMEWLLCVSDHIVELMPSWQTFPDGSKLEVMTCGPRSDLYINLPALRKLDNMLLEILDSFDNTEFWYVDQGILAPDTDGSASFRRTLQRQEEKWWLPVPQVPPGGLHENSRKKLQHKRDSTNQILKAAMAINSITLAEMEIPESYLEALPKNGKASLGDLIYRYISSDQFYPECLLDCLDLSSEHQAIELANRVEASIYIWRKRTNYKPASSTNRSSSKSSWELVKELMIDADKRELLADRAESLLLCLKQRFPGLPQTTLDMSKIQYNKDVGKSILESYSRVLESLAFNIVARIDDLLYVDDLTKHSDHFSSISKVSVIAHKSVTIPYSVPVSNTPYKTAFNTPSFSPGQQRISPAKGDRSPFMTSGKIPQRGLGVKKVLTEYLSIDTEDRDGGNMIEGADNVIRNTSASQTRVESFGSIIETISSPENRFSDIC from the exons ATGGAGGGTCTGATTGAGAAGAATAATGAATGTAACAGAGAGAAAGACACGAACTTTGGTGAAAAGAAAGGTGAAGTCCAGACATTTGGTGATTTGATTGAAGACAAATGTAGAGAAAGCAGTTCAAGTTCTGACTTTTTAACTTCCGAGGCCACAGGGAATGAGGAGCATGGTCATAGTAGCTCTGAAGAGGGCTCATCTTCTCCTCATACAATGGGTTGGCCTGTACTGAAAGATGAAGCACCTGATTGCACAAATACCGATGGTGTAACTGATGATGAAGAGAAATCCCACTTTGATGATAGGAAGTTGGAGAAACAAGGGTCTTCGGTTTCAG AGACTGAGATGATGAAGGAAAGGTTTTCAAAATTGCTGCTCGGAGAAGACATGTCTGGTTGTGGAAATGGGGTTGGTACAGCATTGGCGATCTCAAATGCCATTACTAATCTATGCG CTACCTTGTTCGGGCAACTATGGAGGTTGGAGCCTCTACCACTTGAGAAGAAAGCTATGTGGCGAAGAGAGATGGAATGGCTTCTTTGTGTGAGTGATCACATTGTGGAGTTGATGCCTTCTTGGCAGACATTTCCAGATGGAAGCAAGCTCGAG GTTATGACCTGCGGACCCAGATCGGATCTCTACATAAATCTTCCAGCTCTGCGCAAATTGGACAACATGCTTCTT GAGATATTAGATAGTTTTGACAATACTGAGTTCTGGTACGTCGACCAAGGGATCCTGGCCCCTGATACTGATGGGTCAGCCTCTTTCCGAAGAACCCTGCAGCGCCAAGAAGAGAAGTGGTGGCTACCTGTGCCTCAGGTACCTCCTGGAGGCCtccatgaaaattcaagaaagaaGTTGCAGCACAAACGTGATTctacaaatcaaatattgaaagctGCCATGGCTATCAACAGTATTACTTTAGCTGAAATGGAAATCCCTGAATCTTACTTGGAGGCTCTTCCAAAG AATGGAAAAGCCAGCCTAGGAGACCTCATCTATCGATATATTTCTTCAGATCAATTTTATCCAGAATGTCTCCTTGATTGCCTAGATTTGTCTTCTGAACATCAAGCTATAGAACTTGCGAACCGAGTGGAGGCCTCAATCTATATATGGCGCAAAAGAACCAATTATAAACCTGCCAGTAGTACCAATCGATCCAGTTCAAAGTCGTCATGGGAATTGGTCAAGGAACTGATGATTGATGCAGACAAGAGGGAATTGCTTGCTGATAGAGCAGAAAGCCTCCTACTTTGCCTGAAGCAGCGATTCCCTGGTCTTCCACAGACAACTTTGGATATGAGCAAAATCCAGTACAACAAG GATGTTGGGAAATCCATTTTGGAGAGCTACTCGAGAGTTTTAGAGAGCTTGGCATTTAATATTGTGGCCCGAATTGACGACCTGCTCTACGTGGATGATTTGACAAAACATTCGGATCATTTCTCTTCAATCTCTAAAGTCAGTGTGATTGCTCACAAAAGTGTAACAATTCCATACTCGGTCCCCGTCTCAAACACTCCATACAAAACAGCTTTCAACACACCAAGCTTTTCACCAGGTCAACAACGAATAAGCCCTGCAAAGGGAGACCGATCGCCTTTCATGACCAGTGGCAAAATTCCTCAGCGTGGTTTAGGCGTAAAAAAGGTATTGACAGAGTATCTCAGTATAGATACAGAAGACAGGGATGGCGGCAACATGATCGAGGGAGCAGACAATGTGATTCGAAACACCTCGGCTTCTCAAACCAGAGTTGAATCTTTTGGGTCTATAATAGAAACAATCAGCTCACCTGAGAACAGATTTTCTGATATCTGCTAA